One region of Octopus sinensis linkage group LG30, ASM634580v1, whole genome shotgun sequence genomic DNA includes:
- the LOC115226495 gene encoding zinc finger protein 239-like — protein MEIKLCEKKDGFKAKSTAIDYPDGLKKKEEKARYHCDRCDKSFSVKCHLNKHKLIHTGERPHRCDICGKSFSKRRNLIIHIRVHTGEKPYHCDICDESFSAERRFNKHKCFHPGWRPHQCDICGKSFSLNCNLIIHKRIHTGEKPYHCDVCGKSFSVGSILTKHKRIHTGEKPFHCDLCGKSFSGSSDLTQHKRFHTGDKPYQCDICSKSFSQSAHLTVHRRIHTGEKPYQCDICGKSFSESSPLTQHKRVHTGEKPYHCDTCDKSFSELRSLTKHRHIHTGD, from the coding sequence atggaaattaAATTGTGTGAGAAGAAAGATGGATTTAAAGCAAAATCTACAGCCATTGATTATCCAGATGgtttaaagaaaaaggaagaaaaagcacGTTATCATTGTGATagatgtgataaatcattctctgtgaAATGCCACCTCAAtaaacacaaacttattcatacaggagagagaccacatcgttgcgatatctgtggtaaatcgttttctaAAAGgcgtaatttaattattcacattcgcgttcatactggagagaaaccgtatcattgtgatatctgtgatgaaTCATTCTCTGCGGAACGGCGCTTCAATAAACACAAATGTTTTCATCCCGGATGGAGACCACATcagtgcgatatctgtggtaaatcattttctcttaattgtaatttaattattcacaaacgtattcatactggagagaaaccgtatcactgtgatgtctgtggcaaatctttctcCGTAGGAAGCatcttgactaaacacaaacgtattcatacaggagagaaaccattccaCTGCGAtctctgtgggaaatcattctctggCAGTAGTGACTTAACTCAACATAAGCGCTTTCATACAGGGGataaaccatatcaatgtgatatctgtagtaaatcattctcgcaAAGTGCACACTTGACTGtccacagacgtattcatacgggagaaaaaccatatcagtgtgatatctgtggtaaatcattctctgaaagtagtCCCTTAACTCAgcataaacgtgttcatacaggagagaaaccatatcactgtgatacctgtgacAAATCCTTCTCTGAATTACGTAgcttaactaaacatagacatatTCACACAGGGGACTAA